The DNA segment ATTTATGGTAAAAGAAGTATATTGGTAGATATTTCTTTACGATTTTTTAAGGTCTTGGTAATTTAGTTGAGTTTAATATGAGAATTCCGGAACGAATACAAGATCTGGGAAGAAAGAGAGAAATTTCTGATGAATTAAAAGAAATCAAGAGTTACAAAAAATTTATGAATGCGTAAAATTTTAAAACGGACGATCCAATCGATCTAAAAAAGGAGAAAGACATGGCGAGCTCAAAGAAAAAAAATAGTCAGCCGAAGCAGAAACTCGACGGAACAAAAGTTAAATTTGTGGGTGCTCCTTCGCACAGCATAACGCCTTTTCTCATGTTCAATGCAAATCCTGAAGAAGCTGCGAATTTCTATGTATCGATCTTCAAGAAATCCAAAATTCTTAGGGCAAACTCGATGCAGGCCGATTTCATTCTGAACGGCCAAAGGTTTTTTTCCTACAATGGCGGACCTAATTTTCAATTTAGTTGGGGCGTCTCATTCATGATCAGCGTAGAAACGCAAAAAGAGGTCGATTATTATTGGAACGCTCTTCTTGCAGATGGCGGCAAAGAAAGTATGTGCGGTTGGGTTCAGGATAAATACGGTCTGTGGTGGCAGGTAACACCTAAGATTCTCCTGCAACTTGTGTCGCATAAAGATCGTGCGAAAGCTGAGAGCGCAACACAAGCGATGCTGAAGATGCAGAAAATTGACATCGCGACGCTTAAAGCCGCAGTAGACTAAACTACTTTTACTTTTTGTCCCGCAAGAAAAAGGCTTCGTTTGCGACTTACGGTCCCCGCATTCCGGTTCCGCATATTTGTTACGGCTCGCTCAAGCCTCGTGCTGGCCCTCCGCTTGCGGACGGGAACGTCGGGGATTTCCAAAGAGCATTTCTGAAAATAACAAGTAAGAAAGACAATGCTGATTCAAATGTATAAAATGACAATAAAAGAAAAATTTAAAAATTCTATAAGACGTGGTACTGGCGAAGCACACTTGATAATGCGAGCTAATCCGAAGATTGATTTTTCGAACTATATAATAAAAGCTGCATTAAATAATTTTTCATACGACAACCAATCAGAGGGTAGTCGGGCCGTTTATATCTTTGAACTAATTGAGCTATCAAATCGCAAAGAAAAAATCAGAGAGGCGGTGTTAAGAAGACTCGCTAACGAAAGGACAGATTCCTGGGCTCTTGATCAACTTTTTGGTATAACAGCTTTGCTGGCAAAGAATGGCGATTTACAAGCACGAAAGGCCATTTATAAAAGATTCTATAAAAAAAGAATTAAATACTCTGAATGGTTAGGAGAAGATGCAATCATTGCTGTTGATGGTATAGAAGGATTAAAGTTTATAGCAGAAATTAAAGGAAAGATGATTCAACGTTATCCAGAAGAACGGGATGACGGTTTTATAGTCGATTTCTTTCAGGATAATAATCCGGATATTAATGTATATGATGAATTAGAAAAGTCGGCTATAAATAGGACTTATATAAAAACATATCTTAATACAATTCTTAAATATAAAAATTTAAGACCTGGCGGAAAAAGACAAAAATATAACTATGAAATCGTTTCTGAGAGAATTAATAGTAACGTAATGATTCCTTTGCCTCCAGCGGACGTAAAAGATTTATCAGAGTCGGACATTAAAAAATTAGCGAGTGATTTCTTAAATGAGACAGATAGGTTGCGCCAAGAAAAATATATGCGTATATTTGATAGGATTCAATATCCTTATGATTATCAATCGATTCTAGAAATTGCAAAAGGAAAATATAGTAATAAAGACAGACTTATAGAATTTTCCATAAAAGCTCTCCGTTTTTTTAAAAGTAAAGACATTAGAGATTTTGCTTTAGAAAAAATATCGAGAGCCAAATATCTTGACATTTATATCAATTTGTTAATTGGGAATTACAAAAACGGAGATAGCAAGCTGCTACATGAAATAGTTCAAAGAACAAAAAACGAACATAAGATAGATGATTTAGCATTTAGTTATGTCGGTATTTATACGGCTAATAAAACTAAAGATTGTAAAGTTCCTTTAGCTGCGTTATATGATAAGCTAACTTGTGGAATACATCGTAAAGATATAGTTAATATTTTGATCGAAAATAAAGTGCTTCCTACCAAAATAATGAGAGAAATAGAACATGACAGTTATGAGGCAACAAGAGTATTGTGGCTTGAAAATAATTGACTGTATGTATAGTAACAGTATTCACCTGACAATTCTTCTGAGGTTAGGCCCTCGTTTTTTCTTTTGGGAAGACGTTCTGAAGTTTTAATTCTCTGCTCTAACTTTTTATACGTTAATTCAGAAATAAATTCTCTCCATAAGCCGTTCCCAGTCTCCGCTGGAGGAACTGACTGGTTGTCATATCAAATTAAAGAAATCGAATTTCCCGGTTCGAGCTTCTTTTTTTACTATCTGTTCCTTTTTGATCTACGGCTATTTTCCTCCCCTGAACAGAGATGATTGCGTGAATCGCATCATTAATACTGGTGTTTTCATGGCATGGCTTAAGAGTTAGCTGAGAGGTATGCGGAACCACTACAGTAAAAGCATCGGTCAATCAGAAATCGTTTCAATAAATCGTGAACTAAAAATAAGTATATTATTGAAATAAAAAAATATAAAATCGGTAATTAAAAAATCGAGTTTTTATTTTCAAATAGGGAGAATCGCAGATTATTTTTCCCGTTTAATAGGAATATATATTTGTATTTCTTCGATTGATAATGCCCAGAAAATTTTTAATACATTTAAAAAAAGTATTCTTTTTTCTTTTAAATTTGTCTATAGAATAGGGGGGTAGAGTATATGAAACTAAAACACAAACTTCGTTCGGACCCAAAAGCGAAGGAGAATCTGATTCTGAGACTAAAAAAGATAGAGGGTCAGGTTAGAGGTGTCCAGGCAATGATTGATCGGGAAGAATATTGCGATAACGTTTTGAATCAGTTGTCTTCCGTAAGATCGGCCCTCGACGGGGTTTCCAAAATCCTTCTCAAAAGTCATATTCAAACCTGTGTTGTGGAAAGGTTTAAGGAGAATGATTCTAAAATTCTGGACGAGTTTATGACAACAATGGATCGAATTCTTAAATAAAATTTGGAGAAAATCGTCATGAAAGAAATTACGTTAACCGTCGAAGGAATGACTTGCACACACTGTTTAAGAACCGTCGAATCTGCTCTGAAGGAAATCGGTTTGTCCGCGAAGGCGAATCTTGAAAATAAGGAAATCGTTTATCAAGGATCGGGGAGCGATGAGGAATTATCTAAAGTAAAAACCGCAATTCAAGAAGAAGGATATGTTCCGGGTGAAATTAAATGAACTCCTTGGTCGAATCGGAAATCACGTTAGATATCATCGGTATGACCTGCGCTAATTGCGCGTTGCGAATCGAAAAGGGACTTAAAAAAGTTCCAGGAGTAAGCGATGCAAGAGTTAATTTCGCAATGGAGACTGCAAAGGTAGAATTTTTATTCCCCGTTTCGCGCGAAACTTTACTAGATCAGGTCGACTCACTCGGATACAGAGCGCTTGTTCACGAAGATTTTCCGATTCACGGAGAAACCGAAAGAGCTCATGAGAAAGAATTTAGAAGATTGAAGTTTCGACTTTCGATCAGCGTTTTTCTTTCTTTGCCTTTGCTTACCAGTATGGCCGGACATTTTGGAGCAAGTTTTATCTCCGAGTATCTTCTGTTTTTTATGAATCCTTGGTTTCAACTTGCTTTAGCCACGCCGGTTCAATTTTGGATCGGGGGCCCTTTTTATCTCGGAGGTTTTCGGGCTCTTCGGAACAGGGGAGCCAACATGGATGTTCTCGTTGCGTTAGGAACCTCTGCCGCTTATCTTTATAGTTTATACCAAACCATTCTTTCCTTAGAAGCTCATCATCGCGAAGACATTTCTCTTTATTACGAAACTTCGGCTGTTTTGATCACCCTGATTCTTTTTGGAAAATTTTTAGAACATATAACAAAAAGAAAATCCTCTAGAGCGATTCAATCTTTGATCGCTTTACAACCGAAAATCGCAAATATCATTCGAGACGGTGAGATTCAAGAAATTCCTCTACTTGCTGTGCGTCCGGGAGATTTACTTTTGATCAAAGCCGGTGAAACAGTTCCAACCGATGGAATCGTGGAAGAGGGTAGCTCCTCGGTCGACGAATCGATGTTAACGGGAGAAAGCATTCCCATTGAAAAAACGATCGGTAGTTCTTTGTTTGGAGGTTCTTTAAATGCCAACGGAGTTTTAAAACTCAGAGCATCGAAAGTAGGAAAGGATACGTTGCTTTCCGGAATCATCCGGGTAGTTCAAGAAGCGCAAGGATCCAGGGCTCCGATTCAAAGGATCGCGGATCAAATTTCCGGAATTTTTGTCCCGGTTGTAATTATGATTTCCGTTGTTACTTTTGTTCTCTGGTATTTTTGGATAGAACCCTCCTTTTTTTCGGGGGCTCTTGTAAAGGCGATCGCGGTTCTTGTGATCGCTTGTCCTTGTGCTTTGGGATTAGCGACTCCTGTTTCCATTCTTGCGGGAACTGGGAAGGCCGCTACACAGGGAATTTTATTTCGAACCGCCGAAGCATTAGAAAATTCTCATAGAGTAAAAACAATCGTCTTTGATAAGACCGGTACGCTCACGTATGGAAAACCTGCTCTGAAATTTTTGGATGTTTTGGAATTCTCGGAAGAAATGGATCTTCTCGTCTTGGCCGCTTCCGCAGAGCAAAACTCGGAACATTCCTTATCCGCGGCGATCGTCGACGCTGCAAAAAACAA comes from the Leptospira sp. WS92.C1 genome and includes:
- a CDS encoding VOC family protein, whose product is MASSKKKNSQPKQKLDGTKVKFVGAPSHSITPFLMFNANPEEAANFYVSIFKKSKILRANSMQADFILNGQRFFSYNGGPNFQFSWGVSFMISVETQKEVDYYWNALLADGGKESMCGWVQDKYGLWWQVTPKILLQLVSHKDRAKAESATQAMLKMQKIDIATLKAAVD
- a CDS encoding metal-sensitive transcriptional regulator, with translation MKLKHKLRSDPKAKENLILRLKKIEGQVRGVQAMIDREEYCDNVLNQLSSVRSALDGVSKILLKSHIQTCVVERFKENDSKILDEFMTTMDRILK
- a CDS encoding heavy-metal-associated domain-containing protein, which produces MKEITLTVEGMTCTHCLRTVESALKEIGLSAKANLENKEIVYQGSGSDEELSKVKTAIQEEGYVPGEIK
- a CDS encoding heavy metal translocating P-type ATPase; translation: MNSLVESEITLDIIGMTCANCALRIEKGLKKVPGVSDARVNFAMETAKVEFLFPVSRETLLDQVDSLGYRALVHEDFPIHGETERAHEKEFRRLKFRLSISVFLSLPLLTSMAGHFGASFISEYLLFFMNPWFQLALATPVQFWIGGPFYLGGFRALRNRGANMDVLVALGTSAAYLYSLYQTILSLEAHHREDISLYYETSAVLITLILFGKFLEHITKRKSSRAIQSLIALQPKIANIIRDGEIQEIPLLAVRPGDLLLIKAGETVPTDGIVEEGSSSVDESMLTGESIPIEKTIGSSLFGGSLNANGVLKLRASKVGKDTLLSGIIRVVQEAQGSRAPIQRIADQISGIFVPVVIMISVVTFVLWYFWIEPSFFSGALVKAIAVLVIACPCALGLATPVSILAGTGKAATQGILFRTAEALENSHRVKTIVFDKTGTLTYGKPALKFLDVLEFSEEMDLLVLAASAEQNSEHSLSAAIVDAAKNKGLTLRIPERFETIPGGGVSASINGKKILLGTDRLFLERGIVLNSHLMKLKDERELQGNTVIHMSVDQVHRGILSLADTIKESAPLAIQRLKSLGMEVYMITGDNEKTAKAIAKLCGIDHVLAEILPEGKAKEVRKLMDSGKTVAMVGDGINDAPALAVANLGIAMGTGTDIAIESSDVVIMNGDLRSIEDTFILSRRTVYNIRQNLFWALVYNALGIPIAASGFLAPWIAGGAMALSSISVVLNALRLQKR